In Alicyclobacillus macrosporangiidus CPP55, a single window of DNA contains:
- a CDS encoding amidohydrolase — MFADTVILNGQVITVDARNRIASAVAVRGNRILAVGGTGSVSALVGPDTRVIDAGGRSVLPGFIDSHLHFAMYGTNQLSADCKTGVASLSTIQERLRRQAEKTPKGRWVRGWGYNDAKLAERRHPTRWDLDAVSTEHPILLVRTCGHISVCNSRALELLGISENTPDPEGGEIGRDARGTPNGLLKESAHMAAFQRAMFTEAELLEGLRIADRHFHQAGITSVHDAGGYGPLQMRVMQQAAQSRAIKTRVYAIWCSLNESDRFVSDVLKTGICTGLGDAYFRIGPAKLFLDGSSSGPTCATRQPYLSMPDYSGIQYYSQAEVNRVLGAAHRQGWQITAHAIGDRAVEMMINCIEQALAEYPRTNHRHRIEHAGMVPPDLLRRIKKLGIVPIPNPAFFHEFGDGYLRNYGEERVSYMFPVASYLREGIVAAGGSDAPITTDNPLRGIQTAVTRQTESGRSTGEAERISVLDAIRLFTYNGAYASFEEHLKGSLEPGKLADIVVLNAPILDVDPQMIATLQVDLTMIDGEVVYARSE, encoded by the coding sequence GTGTTTGCAGATACTGTCATCCTCAATGGCCAAGTCATTACGGTAGACGCCCGCAACCGCATCGCGTCCGCAGTCGCGGTTCGCGGGAACCGGATTCTTGCCGTCGGCGGCACCGGCAGCGTTTCAGCCTTGGTGGGTCCAGATACGCGCGTGATCGACGCCGGAGGACGGAGCGTTCTTCCCGGGTTCATCGACTCGCACCTGCACTTCGCCATGTACGGCACCAACCAACTCAGCGCAGACTGCAAGACTGGCGTGGCGTCCCTGTCCACCATCCAGGAGCGCCTCCGCCGTCAGGCGGAAAAAACCCCGAAAGGCAGGTGGGTGCGCGGCTGGGGATACAACGATGCAAAACTGGCGGAACGGAGGCACCCCACACGCTGGGACTTGGACGCTGTGTCGACGGAGCACCCCATCCTTCTCGTCCGTACCTGCGGACACATTTCCGTTTGCAACAGCAGGGCTCTGGAACTACTGGGGATCAGCGAAAACACCCCGGACCCGGAAGGCGGTGAAATCGGCCGCGACGCGAGAGGGACCCCGAACGGTTTGTTGAAGGAGAGCGCGCATATGGCGGCTTTTCAACGGGCCATGTTTACTGAGGCCGAGCTCCTGGAAGGCCTGAGGATAGCCGACCGGCACTTTCATCAAGCAGGCATAACCTCGGTCCACGACGCGGGTGGTTATGGCCCGTTGCAAATGCGGGTCATGCAGCAGGCGGCACAGAGCCGCGCCATCAAGACGCGAGTGTACGCCATCTGGTGTTCGCTGAACGAATCCGATCGCTTCGTGTCCGATGTGCTGAAGACGGGCATCTGCACAGGGCTTGGAGACGCCTATTTCCGGATCGGACCGGCGAAATTGTTCCTCGACGGCAGCAGCAGCGGCCCCACGTGCGCCACTCGTCAACCGTACTTGAGCATGCCGGATTACAGCGGCATCCAGTACTATTCGCAGGCAGAGGTCAACCGCGTGCTCGGCGCGGCCCACCGGCAGGGCTGGCAGATCACCGCGCACGCCATCGGGGACCGCGCCGTTGAAATGATGATCAACTGCATCGAGCAGGCATTGGCCGAGTATCCGCGGACCAACCACCGCCATCGGATCGAGCACGCTGGAATGGTCCCGCCGGACCTGCTACGCAGGATCAAAAAGCTCGGGATCGTCCCCATTCCGAACCCAGCCTTCTTCCACGAGTTCGGCGACGGTTACCTGCGCAACTACGGCGAAGAACGGGTCTCGTACATGTTTCCCGTCGCATCGTATCTGCGCGAGGGCATTGTGGCGGCGGGTGGGTCAGACGCCCCCATTACAACGGACAATCCGTTACGTGGCATTCAGACGGCCGTTACACGGCAGACCGAGTCGGGCCGGAGCACCGGTGAAGCCGAGCGGATTTCTGTACTCGACGCCATCCGGCTCTTTACATACAACGGGGCATACGCCAGCTTTGAGGAGCACCTGAAGGGGAGTCTCGAGCCCGGAAAATTGGCGGACATCGTGGTTCTAAACGCCCCCATCCTGGACGTGGACCCGCAGATGATTGCGACACTTCAGGTCGATTTGACCATGATTGACGGAGAGGTTGTGTACGCTCGAAGTGAGTGA
- a CDS encoding PadR family transcriptional regulator — protein sequence MDQRYTQLLKGTLDMCLLSIIAQAPSYGYEMVQKLQQYGMELVSEGSIYPLLSRLERSGLIQGRFVPSEMGPPRKYYHILPGGREGLARWAEEWWRFSAAVDAVLRPWKEGVLRSQGEMEGCLDESHKPGSR from the coding sequence ATGGACCAGCGGTACACGCAATTGCTGAAAGGAACGCTGGACATGTGTCTTCTCAGCATCATCGCGCAGGCGCCTAGCTATGGCTACGAGATGGTCCAAAAACTGCAACAGTACGGGATGGAGTTGGTGAGCGAAGGCAGCATCTATCCTTTGTTATCGCGGCTCGAAAGGTCGGGTCTGATTCAGGGGCGGTTTGTCCCGTCAGAGATGGGGCCGCCGCGCAAATACTACCACATACTCCCGGGAGGCCGGGAAGGGCTAGCTCGATGGGCTGAAGAGTGGTGGCGGTTCTCCGCGGCTGTGGATGCGGTACTCAGGCCGTGGAAGGAAGGCGTTTTGCGGAGCCAAGGCGAAATGGAGGGATGCCTGGATGAAAGCCACAAACCCGGATCCCGTTGA
- a CDS encoding ABC transporter substrate-binding protein, with the protein MRRFVHAAAISLCSAVLLAGCGTSGSGNGTAGSPPIGNKTLVVGRGGDSVTLDPANAVDTESLMVSDEIFDTLVRYKPGTSELAPDLATSWTPSSDGMSWTLKLQQNVTFQDGTPFNADAVVENIERWWDPSNPYHKGGTFADFKSDFGGFKGDKNCVLKDVKKIDDYTVELDLTHPFAPLMSILTQGSYAIVSPQSLKQYNGDIKEHPVGTGAFEFVSWTQNDKIVLKKNPHYRVSGEPKLDQLIFQVIKDNSARLNALRSGSIDFMEGVNPSDASAIKADPNLQLIMAPSNNVGYFAMNTQVKPFNDLRVRQAIAMTIDKKAIVDAYLNGSAVVATTILPPQNWGFDSELQDYTVDIAKAKQLLSEAGYPNGFKTTLYVMAVPRPYMPQPDKIGATLQADLKQIGIDVQIQTYDWATYIQKVLSGQHSMCLLGWSAGTWDPTNFMYTIYHSSNAKPPAYNVSFYKNPQVDQLLQQALNVSDQSQRAALYKRAQEIIHRDTPLIPLFHTTPLYAAAKYVTGYVPSGTGGAEFTTVDVAK; encoded by the coding sequence GTGAGGAGATTTGTGCATGCTGCGGCGATCTCGCTGTGCTCCGCCGTACTATTGGCAGGCTGTGGGACGAGCGGAAGCGGCAACGGGACTGCCGGGAGTCCGCCCATTGGAAACAAGACACTGGTTGTCGGTCGGGGCGGGGATTCGGTCACGCTTGACCCGGCAAACGCCGTCGATACGGAGTCCCTTATGGTCTCCGATGAAATATTCGACACGCTGGTTCGGTACAAACCGGGCACGTCAGAGTTGGCCCCCGATTTGGCCACCAGTTGGACACCGTCGTCTGACGGAATGTCCTGGACACTGAAGTTGCAGCAAAACGTCACATTCCAAGATGGTACTCCTTTCAATGCCGATGCAGTGGTGGAGAACATTGAGCGTTGGTGGGACCCGTCGAATCCGTACCACAAAGGCGGGACTTTCGCGGACTTCAAATCTGACTTCGGCGGGTTCAAGGGTGATAAAAATTGTGTGCTCAAGGATGTCAAAAAAATTGACGATTACACCGTAGAGCTGGACTTGACCCATCCGTTTGCACCGCTGATGTCAATCCTCACACAGGGCTCCTATGCCATTGTGTCGCCGCAGAGTCTGAAGCAGTACAACGGAGACATCAAGGAGCATCCGGTTGGCACGGGCGCGTTTGAATTCGTGAGTTGGACCCAGAACGACAAGATTGTCCTCAAGAAAAACCCGCACTACAGGGTGAGCGGGGAACCGAAGCTGGATCAACTGATATTCCAGGTCATCAAGGACAACTCTGCGCGATTGAACGCGCTTCGGTCCGGTTCCATTGATTTCATGGAAGGGGTTAATCCCTCGGACGCCTCGGCCATCAAGGCTGATCCGAATTTGCAGCTCATCATGGCTCCCAGCAACAACGTGGGGTACTTCGCCATGAACACGCAGGTGAAGCCGTTCAACGATCTCCGCGTGCGGCAGGCCATCGCCATGACCATCGACAAGAAGGCGATTGTGGACGCATATTTGAACGGCTCCGCCGTGGTCGCCACGACCATCCTGCCACCACAAAACTGGGGTTTTGATTCAGAACTTCAGGATTACACGGTGGACATCGCGAAAGCGAAGCAGTTGCTGTCCGAGGCTGGCTACCCAAACGGATTCAAGACCACGTTGTACGTGATGGCGGTCCCTCGCCCGTATATGCCGCAGCCTGACAAGATTGGCGCAACGCTGCAGGCTGACCTGAAGCAAATCGGTATCGATGTTCAGATTCAGACGTACGACTGGGCGACGTACATTCAAAAGGTACTAAGCGGGCAGCATTCGATGTGCTTACTGGGCTGGTCCGCCGGTACCTGGGATCCGACGAACTTCATGTACACCATTTACCACAGCTCGAACGCGAAGCCGCCTGCCTACAATGTGTCGTTTTACAAGAACCCGCAGGTAGACCAACTCCTGCAGCAGGCCTTGAACGTCTCCGACCAGTCACAGCGCGCTGCCTTGTATAAACGGGCGCAGGAAATCATTCATCGGGATACCCCGCTCATTCCGCTCTTTCACACCACGCCGCTGTACGCCGCGGCCAAATATGTGACGGGATACGTTCCGAGCGGTACGGGTGGCGCAGAATTCACCACGGTGGACGTCGCGAAATAG
- a CDS encoding amidohydrolase, translated as MDNVIGWRRAIHEFPELSFHEHETSQLVYEALRSFGDLEVTRPTPTSVMARLIGTKPGKTLAIRADMDALPIQEATQLPFASKRPGVMHACGHDGHTAMLLGAAKVLCKYRHELSGEIRFLFQHAEELPPGGAEEMVAAGVMDGVDMVIGIHLESQREVGRVYICPGPVNAAPDMFKVKIIGKGGHAAYPHTTVDSVVVAAHTIVALQQVVSRQTDPIQPLVVSICQLSGGSAYNVIPSVVEFGGTVRSFDPVLRTQVPARMEQVIRAVAEAFGASYEFSYHMGYHPVINDAELTQRVRAILEATFGVQAVETYTPSMAGEDFSAYQQHAPGTFFIVGAGGPSSAPHHHPAFTIDERALSIGVRAFVSVAVHLLME; from the coding sequence ATGGACAATGTGATTGGATGGCGGCGCGCCATACATGAATTTCCTGAGCTGTCGTTTCATGAACACGAGACGTCGCAGCTTGTCTATGAGGCACTTCGATCGTTCGGGGATCTGGAGGTGACCCGCCCGACGCCGACCAGCGTCATGGCTCGCCTTATCGGCACGAAGCCAGGCAAGACGCTGGCTATCCGGGCCGACATGGATGCGCTGCCGATTCAGGAAGCGACTCAGCTTCCATTTGCTTCGAAACGACCGGGAGTGATGCACGCCTGCGGGCACGATGGCCATACCGCCATGCTGCTTGGTGCAGCCAAGGTGCTTTGCAAGTACAGGCACGAGCTATCAGGAGAAATCCGATTCCTGTTCCAGCATGCAGAGGAATTGCCTCCCGGAGGTGCCGAGGAGATGGTTGCCGCGGGGGTGATGGACGGAGTCGACATGGTCATCGGTATCCATTTGGAGTCGCAGCGTGAAGTCGGGCGGGTGTATATATGCCCGGGCCCCGTCAATGCCGCGCCGGACATGTTCAAGGTGAAAATCATCGGCAAAGGCGGCCACGCCGCGTATCCACACACCACCGTTGACAGTGTCGTCGTCGCCGCGCATACGATTGTGGCGTTGCAGCAGGTGGTGTCGAGGCAAACAGATCCCATCCAACCGTTGGTCGTCTCCATATGCCAACTCAGTGGCGGCAGCGCTTATAACGTGATCCCGAGTGTGGTGGAGTTTGGCGGAACGGTGCGCAGCTTCGATCCCGTGCTCCGTACACAGGTTCCTGCCCGCATGGAGCAGGTCATTCGCGCGGTCGCAGAGGCGTTTGGCGCTTCTTATGAATTCTCCTACCACATGGGCTACCACCCGGTCATCAACGACGCCGAACTAACACAGCGCGTGCGCGCCATTCTGGAGGCGACGTTTGGCGTGCAAGCCGTCGAGACATACACCCCGAGCATGGCTGGCGAAGATTTTTCAGCCTATCAGCAGCACGCGCCGGGCACCTTTTTCATAGTCGGAGCCGGTGGGCCATCCAGCGCCCCACACCACCATCCCGCGTTCACCATCGATGAGCGCGCACTCAGCATCGGCGTACGCGCGTTCGTGAGTGTCGCCGTCCATCTGTTGATGGAGTGA